A stretch of DNA from Anopheles ziemanni chromosome 3, idAnoZiCoDA_A2_x.2, whole genome shotgun sequence:
ATTAATGTCCTGCTTGCCGACGTGGACCCTTCCGTGGACATTACCAAGCTCGTCGCGGGAAACGTTCTTCCTTCTGGCCGCCTTCAAGATTGCCGGTTGCTTCATGGCAACCTTGTACAGATCATCAGAAGCTATCTTAGTGCGCCGTATCGACAGATCTAGTGACGGACCCATTTCAAGCAACTCAATTCTGGGTGTACGTTGACCACTCTTTTTCAACTGAATACGATAGGAACGAACCAATATCGTCAAGTCATCTGTAAGCGTGAAACTCAGTACATGCTCCAACCCCTGCAGACGAATGGTATCAACTTGATCAATACGGAACATGTCCAACAAAAGACTCTTGATTCGCCTAAGCTCCTCCGTGAGCTTCCATTTGTAGCCGTTAAAAACGATCACCGGTTTGGTGTATTGGGAAATTTTCTCCGTTTTAAACTCAACCAGGGCCTTGTAATTGTCGATGCCAAGCTCTATCATGTCGAGTACCTGTTCGTCATAGATTCGACccataattaaattattgggTCTTTTCTTTGAAGATGAACCGAACAAAAACAGATGGcaatcgtttttctttgccaaACTGAAAGAAAGAACGGGTAAAATTACTTCCACTCCAATACTTAATCCGAAGGGTGTTACATACTATTCCAGCGGCGTAGCGTCATCGAACGGGGTCACATCGTTGTTCCTTCTCATCAGACAAGCGTGCGGTTTCTTCA
This window harbors:
- the LOC131287239 gene encoding ribosome production factor 2 homolog, translated to MASMRIRQPTTRRGRKALQEREPKTIENLKKTLIMEGRKCSNEIRQALKDLNMLKKPHACLMRRNNDVTPFDDATPLEYLAKKNDCHLFLFGSSSKKRPNNLIMGRIYDEQVLDMIELGIDNYKALVEFKTEKISQYTKPVIVFNGYKWKLTEELRRIKSLLLDMFRIDQVDTIRLQGLEHVLSFTLTDDLTILVRSYRIQLKKSGQRTPRIELLEMGPSLDLSIRRTKIASDDLYKVAMKQPAILKAARRKNVSRDELGNVHGRVHVGKQDINSLQTRKMKGLRKTAEEKRAEKQKRNVRGSENGDASMQEDDGDSHDDTQEGMDVDDGEDE